The following proteins come from a genomic window of Carassius auratus strain Wakin chromosome 18, ASM336829v1, whole genome shotgun sequence:
- the prrt4a gene encoding proline-rich transmembrane protein 4, translating into MTPHSEALLLVFSFSLCASLCAVSLNRNERAHIWASADPESATSTPWTSRSTEMDITSPSDVLHSDGTSRDLKVDLSVDQNPSVTMDGHGLSRLPASRTPWIKTLTYAKIKPPSDIQNDEEGPQTEVSDWPNFSKQGNMEKSFKSSPLATLQPFSSQTWSTKSKTPFPWNTETYTPQTPAETRFSTYQTLWKSSGAIQTPYARGTLDGPTLPRVLTDSLQPYEETKQLTDAPTVSLTEPTINMTNPDPEKEERKGVDQVKKEQNGQSTTTVIEVTESYPEAASSGDDLRKSSTLLDCSLVGTEICQSPDYSRNHASTNNTLSTPPPLYETTPPGIITPPFEAVTPPLLVPLLTDWNAAMATWGLAWELQVYGLGCVFSLVAVLSVLSLMCLPLRWPSGCAHFSLLHLLQLLTGSSRALWLLYDPYGQKERLPITWARLLHESAYPCITASFGLLLLLLTARSCTQLLSQNTLQRSTCLLAALVLLHIAIVMASMAILQLFPTLQVVPLLPPAAFVLMSSLLSFTYLLLYCCARADVKHIYRLSESSPERPSCHASRCQFTEARMWERAARTGVFSALFLLACGSLRLYAMLNAAGLTGGAIVGLTPWPWWGFQLSCRVCETGVCLTLALVITHPLLCCGVPLSKPGGCSWLFKKPPTEGTMMAKPTILSSRCGWSLRPAEKLGLCEGIARRESESESMPLYTLVELPHSESDGLDLHYPSSPQHESCTQLSQTTKKSKVSHVSSFASFDVDSTADLRPPSPIDLRRSIDEALNSEALFQHSLFGSSRLSLSTRGPPDGQPCRGNSTEPSLYRTASCGDVDPTTVPSRPRQWSTISGRPAHVSVHCSGLNSTQQSQSSLHRGSQSGQQLHRRYTTLGSTSSRGSVDVETTSHVDELAVQAEFINVCRQIDALSISSDTIDL; encoded by the exons ATGACCCCTCACAGTGAAGCTCTACTGCTGGTCTTCAGTTTCTCACTGTGTGCAAGTCTGTGTGCTGTATCTTTAAATAGAAATGAAAGAGCCCACATTTGGGCTAGCGCAGACCCAGAGTCAGCTACCAGCACACCATGGACATCTCGATCAACAGAAATGGACATAACAAGTCCAAGCGATGTATTACATTCAGATGGGACAAGCAGAGATCTTAAGGTGGATCTTTCAGTTGATCAAAACCCCTCTGTCACAATGGATGGTCATGGTTTGTCAAGACTTCCAGCCTCAAGAACACCATGGATCAAAACTTTGACTTATGCTAAGATTAAACCTCCTTCAGATATCCAGAACGATGAAGAGGGACCTCAAACAGAGGTATCTGATTGGCCAAATTTTAGTAAGCAAGGCAATATGGAAAAATCTTTTAAATCATCTCCACTGGCAACACTACAGCCTTTTTCTTCTCAGACCTGGAGTACCAAATCCAAGACACCTTTTCCTTGGAATACAGAGACATATACACCTCAGACTCCTGCTGAAACTAGATTTAGCACCTACCAGACACTGTGGAAGTCCTCGGGTGCTATTCAGACACCATATGCCAGAGGAACTTTAGATGGTCCCACTTTGCCAAGAGTGCTGACAGACAGTCTGCAGCCATACGAGGAAACAAAGCAATTGACAGATGCTCCCACAG ttagTCTAACAGAGCCGACTATCAATATGACAAATCCTGACCCTGAAAAAGAGGAGCGCAAGGGTGTTGACCAAGTGAAAAAGGAACAAAATGGCCAATCGACCACCACTGTGATCGAGGTCACTGAAAGCTATCCTGAAGCAG CATCTTCAGGTGATGACTTGCGCAAATCTTCCACACTTCTGGACTGCAGCTTGGTTGGCACTGAAATCTGTCAGTCGCCTGACTACTCAAGGAATCATGCTTCAACTAACAACACTCTGTCCACTCCACCTCCTCTGTATGAAACCACACCCCCTGGTATAATAACCCCACCCTTTGAAGCCGTCACCCCACCTCTACTGGTCCCTCTACTGACTGATTGGAATGCTGCAATGGCTACATGGGGCCTTGCATGGGAGTTGCAGGTATATGGACTTGGCTGTGTGTTCTCACTTGTGGCTGTGCTGTCTGTGCTCAGCCTGATGTGTTTGCCATTGCGCTGGCCCTCTGGCTGTGCCCACTTCAGCCTCCTCCACCTTCTCCAACTACTAACAGGTTCCAGCAGAGCTCTGTGGCTCCTCTATGATCCATATGGCCAAAAAGAGCGCCTACCCATAACCTGGGCACGACTACTACATGAATCTGCCTATCCCTGTATTACGGCATCATTTGGTCTGCTCCTTCTACTGCTCACCGCTCGCTCTTGTACCCAGCTACTTTCCCAAAACACCCTGCAGCGCAGCACCTGCTTGTTGGCTGCCCTAGTGCTGCTGCATATAGCTATAGTAATGGCATCTATGGCAATACTGCAACTCTTTCCCACCCTGCAAGTTGTGCCTCTATTACCACCTGCAGCATTCGTATTGATGTCCTCTCTCTTGTCATTCACATACCTGCTTCTTTACTGCTGTGCTCGTGCCGATGTCAAGCACATTTACCGGCTAAGTGAAAGCTCTCCCGAGCGGCCATCGTGCCATGCAAGCAGGTGTCAATTCACAGAAGCACGGATGTGGGAAAGGGCAGCCAGGACAGGGGTATTCTCTGCCCTGTTTCTGCTAGCATGTGGCAGTCTACGACTTTATGCTATGCTCAATGCAGCAGGGCTGACCGGTGGAGCCATTGTTGGCCTGACGCCCTGGCCGTGGTGGGGCTTCCAGCTCAGCTGCAGAGTCTGTGAAACAGGGGTATGTCTCACCCTCGCTCTTGTAATCACTCACCCCCTTCTCTGTTGCGGAGTGCCCCTTTCCAAACCAGGAGGATGTAGTTGGCTCTTCAAAAAGCCACCCACAGAAGGAACAATGATGGCCAAACCCACCATCCTCTCGAGTCGGTGTGGCTGGTCACTGCGGCCTGCAGAGAAGCTGGGGTTGTGTGAGGGAATAGCACGGCGGGAAAGCGAAAGTGAAAGCATGCCACTCTACACCTTGGTGGAGCTTCCGCACAGTGAATCCGATGGCTTGGACCTCCACTATCCCAGCAGCCCTCAGCATGAGTCTTGCACACAACTCTCCCAAACCACAAAGAAGAGTAAAGTATCCCATGTATCCTCCTTTGCAAGCTTTGATGTTGACTCCACGGCAGATCTGCGGCCCCCTTCGCCAATCGACCTGAGACGAAGCATTGATGAGGCCTTAAACAGTGAGGCTTTGTTCCAGCATAGCCTTTTTGGCTCTTCAAGGCTCTCTCTCAGCACACGTGGACCCCCGGATGGACAACCCTGTCGGGGAAACTCCACCGAACCCAGCCTATACCGTACTGCCTCCTGTGGGGACGTGGACCCCACTACAGTCCCCAGCCGACCCAGGCAATGGAGCACTATATCTGGGAGACCAGCTCACGTCTCGGTCCATTGCAGTGGGTTAAACTCAACGCAACAGTCCCAGAGCAGCTTACATAGGGGCTCTCAGTCCGGGCAGCAACTCCACAGACGCTACACAACCTTAGGCTCTACTTCCTCCAGAGGGAGCGTGGACGTGGAGACAACTTCTCATGTTGATGAGCTTGCCGTTCAAGCTGAATTCATCAATGTCTGCCGGCAGATAGATGCACTTAGTATAAGTAGTGATACGATTGACCTATAG